A region of the Acidobacteriota bacterium genome:
CCGGGGGATCGTCGACTTCACCAACGTAGACGTGAACGAAGTAGTCCTCGTTCTCGGGGGGCTGCAATCCGCTCGCGATCAGGAAGAGGCGGTCTCCCTCCTGGCGCCCCGCTACACCGGCTTTGAGGCTCTGCTCGAGGGCGAGTTCGGAGACCCTCGACCGACGAGTGATGGCTTGGCCGACTCCGATCCGCAGCTCACCGTCGAGGTCGAAGCGCTCCAGAACCTGAACTTCGACCTTTGCTCCGCGCTCGAGGAGCCCCTCGAGCTGCCGGTTGGTGATCGTTCCCGAGGGATCTTTCCCTTTGGTCGGACTTTCGTAACGATAGCCGAAGATCGGCATCAGCAGGGTGCTCTCGACGGTGAGGTCTTCGATCAGATCACCCTGGCCATTGACAAACTGACCGTTGAAGATGTGCTTGGTCCAGGTGCTGTCGTTCGGGTTCCCGTGACCGCGTCGGTTCCACTCGACCCAAAGACACTCGACCATGTTGTGATGGCACCAGAAGATGGGGTCGAGAGGTGAATCGTAGGTGCTCATTGTCCCGCCCACGAAGCCGTGAATATGGTTGTGCGGCGTCCCCTCGAGCTTCCCGGCTGCGGCGGGACCGCTGCCGAAGACAAAGAAGTTGGGCTCGTCGAGGATGTCCTCGATGACGTTCGCGCCGACGGCCCACGCTGCGGCTTGGCTCGAAGACGTCGCGAAACGAGGGGAGTGCCTGAGAGGGTTGCTCGACGAGCCCCAGAAGGCGTTCGGGATTTTGCGGTTTTTCTGCCAGTTCCAGTACGGCAGTCCGAAGTCGTTATTGCCGGTGAGCTCGCAGCAGATCTGCTCGAAGTAGTAGAGGTAAGCGCGGTGCCAGGGAAGGAAGAACCAGTTGCCGTGAGGGCAGTGTTCCAAGTGGATTTTGGCCTGGGCCGACCAGCTCCGTGGGTTCGAGTCCGGGAGGGCTTTCATCGCCTTCACCGCCGCACGGTACGTCACCAGATCGGGATGATCTGGCGCCAGGGTCGCGATGTCGCGCCGCCGTGGCCGATTACGCAGCCTCTCGAACAACGAACATCCTCCCAGCGTCGAGGCCCCCATCAGTGCTCCGGCCCCTGCTGTCAAACGCAACATCTCCCGACGCGTCAGCTCGAGCTTCATCCTGGATCTCCCTTCCGTTGAGGGGTGTGGTTTTTATTGGCTTGTTCGGGCCGCTTCAGGTCGCGGCTTCAGTCCTCACTTCTCCCAGATGGCGGCGAAGCGAGAGCTTCGACCGGCACCGAAGGCGCTGATCTCGGCGGGCCTGTACCCGGCGTCGGTCTGATCGTCGAACTGGGACTGAT
Encoded here:
- a CDS encoding tyrosinase family protein, with the protein product MKLELTRREMLRLTAGAGALMGASTLGGCSLFERLRNRPRRRDIATLAPDHPDLVTYRAAVKAMKALPDSNPRSWSAQAKIHLEHCPHGNWFFLPWHRAYLYYFEQICCELTGNNDFGLPYWNWQKNRKIPNAFWGSSSNPLRHSPRFATSSSQAAAWAVGANVIEDILDEPNFFVFGSGPAAAGKLEGTPHNHIHGFVGGTMSTYDSPLDPIFWCHHNMVECLWVEWNRRGHGNPNDSTWTKHIFNGQFVNGQGDLIEDLTVESTLLMPIFGYRYESPTKGKDPSGTITNRQLEGLLERGAKVEVQVLERFDLDGELRIGVGQAITRRSRVSELALEQSLKAGVAGRQEGDRLFLIASGLQPPENEDYFVHVYVGEVDDPPADPLEDPRYAGSFSFFTDPESPHHDHPQSFRIDLTDTLRQLSDSGNQTEEIAVTLAPGTLEGREVQDQTFAARELRIERSRVTPSAPVIKARGR